The following DNA comes from Caldisericia bacterium.
GATTTAAAATCACTTGTTCCATTATATCTTGGTGAAAATATTTATGACGAAAATCCTGAAAATCTATTACCAAAAATTTTAAAAATAGGTCAAATTTTATTAAATGAAATTAATGAATGTAATTTATCAAAACTACTTTTTGACATTGAACTTCCAATTTCTTATATACTCTCAGAAATGGAGTATTATGGAGTAAAAATAGACAAAGAAAAATTATTGAAAATAAGAGAAGAAATAAAGAAAAAAATTGAAAAATTAACAATAGAAATTTCAGAAATCAGTGGATCAAGTATAAATCCACAATCCCCAAAGCAAGTAAGTTTTCTATTATATGAAAAATTAGGCCTAAAGGCCTTTTTAAAAAACAAAAAAAATTTATCAACAGATCAAGAAACTTTAATAGAATTACTTCCAATACATCCAGTTATTGAAAAAATAATTGAATTTAGAGAATTAAATAAACTTTTAACAACATATTTTAATATTTTACCTGAACTCGTAGATAAGAATAATCGATTACATACAACATTTATACAAACAGGGACAGCAACTGGAAGAATTATTTCAAAAGAACCAAATTTACAAAATATTCCAATAAGAACAGAATTTGGAAAAAAAGTAAGAGAAGCATTTATTTCAGATGAAGATTATTTTCTTGCTTCCTTTGATTATTCTCAAATTGAATTAAGAATTCTTGCTCATTTTTCATCAGATGAAAATTTAATTGAAGCGTTTAATAAAGGAGTTGATATTCATACAGAAACAGCATCACAACTTTTTTCAATACCAAAGGAGAGTATAACTGAAGAACAAAGAAGAAAAGCTAAAACTATAAATTATGGAATAATATATGGAATGAGCCCTCATGGTTTAGCAAGAGAATTAAGAATTTCTGATGAAGAGGCACAAATTTATATTGATTTATATTTTAATAAATTTAGAGGAGTTAAAAAGTTTATTGATAGTGTTATAAGTGAAGCAAAAGAAAAGGGTTATGTTGAAACTATTCTTGGAAGAAAAAGGTATATTCCTGAATTAAAATCAAAAAATTCAAATTTAATTAAACTTGGAGAAAGAATTGCTATTAACACACCAATTCAGGGGTCAGGTGCAGATATAATAAAAGCCAGTATGGTCAATGTATGGAAAAATTTAAAAAATAGAAAATCTAGAATTGTATTGCAAATTCATGATGAACTTCTATTAGAAATACACAGAGATGAGGTTGACGAAATTATTGATATGGTAAAAAATGAAATGGAAAATACAATAAAACTTTCTGTACCTATTAAAGTTGATTATGGAATTGGAAAAAATTGGCTTGAGTGTAAAAAATGAGATTAATTGGACTTACAGGTAATATTGCCTCTGGTAAATCTAAAATAAGTGAATATTTAAAATCAAAGGGTTTTAAAATAATAGATGCTGATTCATTAGGTAAAACTGTTTTAAATATAGATAGTATAAAAAATAAAATAATAAGAACATTTGGTAAAAACATATTAAATGATGATGGTTCTATAAATAGAAGAGAGCTTGGAAGAATTGTTTTTTCTTCAAAAGAAAATCTTAAAAAATTAAATAGAATTACACTTCCTATATTAACAAAGTTGGTCAAAAGGAAAATATATGAATTTAAAAAGAAAAAAGTCAAATATGCTGTTCTTGATGCTGCAATTTTAATTGAAGCTGGTTGGCATAAATTTGTTGATGAAGTATGGGTCGTTTATACTGATTCTGAAACACAACTTGAAAGATTGATTAAAAGAGAAAATTATAGTGTTGAAGAAGCAAAAAGTAGAATAGAAGCACAATTAAATATCGAAGAAAAATTAAAATATGCAGATAAAGTAGTTAATAATTCTTATGATTGGGAAAACACAAAAAAACAAATTGATACAATTTTAGAAGATTTATTTAGAAATGAAACTCAGTTTTTCAAAGATTAAAACCTATCTTGAATGTCCTTTAAAATACTACTTTTTATATGAATTAAAACTTCAAGAAAAACCGAAACCTTATAAATCTTTTGGGAAGTCACTTCATCTTACACTTTCAAAGTTTCATTCACTTCCAAAATATCCTTCCTTTGATAATTTAAAGGAAATCTATCAAAAAAATTGGATTAATGAAGGATTTAGAAATGAAGAAGAAGAAAAAAAAGAATTTCTAAGAGGCCTTGAATTACTTAAAAAATATTATTATAAAAATATTTTTCATTATGATAAAGCATACAAAGTTGAAAAATATATAAATTTTAAAATTAATGAATTTGAAATATATGGTTTTGTCGATAGAATTGATAAGATAAATGATGATTTTGAATTAATTGAATATAAGACAGGAAAATACAGTATCGATTTTAATTCTATTGGACTTATTGATGAAAGCGAAATACTTCAAATGTCAATTTATTATTTTGCATTTGAAAGAGAATTTAATAAACCTCCTAAATTTTTATCAATTTATTATTTAACTCTTGATTTTGATTATAAAAAGAGAATTTATTTAAAAGAAGAAAACTTAAATAAATCATTAGATTTAATACTAAATGTAGGAAAAAAAATCAAAAGTGGAGATTTTTTTAAAAAAGAAAATAATTTTTGTAAATTTTGCGATTTTAAAAAGGAGTGTTCGGAATGGAAAAAATAAGAGTTAGATTTGCTCCATCCCCAACGGGATTGTTACATATTGGAAGCGTAAGAACAGCTTTTATAAATTATCTATTTGCAAAAAAGGAAAACGGTACATATATTTTAAGAATAGAAGATACAGATGTTGAAAGGTCAAAAAAAGAATCTGTTGAAGCAATTTTAAGTGGTTTAAAATGGCTTAAGATAAATTGGGATGAGGGTCCATATTTTCAAAGCGAAAGATTAGAGATTTACAAAAATTATCTAGGAGTTCTTCTTAATAAGGGATACGCTTATCCTTGTTTCTGTAAAAAAGAAGAAATAGAAAAAGAGAAAGAAAATGCGATAAAAAATGGCAAAATATATAAGTATAGTGGAAAATGTAAAAATTTAGATAAAAAAGAAGTTTATAGAAAGTTAAGTTTAAATGAAGAACATGTTTATAGATTTAATGTAACAAAAGGCAAAGTTATATTTAATGATTTAATAAAAGAAAGAGTTGAGTTTGATAATGAGATATTAGATGATTTTATAATTGTAAGAAGCGATGGAATGCCAGTATATAATTTTTCATGTGTTGTAGATGATATTGAGATGAAGATTACTCATGTTATTAGAGGTGAGGATCATCTTTCTAATACACATAAGCAAATACTTTTATATGATGCATTTGGAGTAAAACATCCAAAATTTGGACATCTCCCATTAATACTTGGAAAAGATAGAGAAAAATTGTCAAAAAGACATGGTTCTGTCTCAATTGAAGAGTTTATGAAGGAAGGCTACCTTCCTGAAGCTATATTAAACTATATTTTTTTAATCGGATTTTCATTAAGAGAAACAAAAGAAATATTTAATATTGATGAAATGATTAATATTTTCTCAATTGAGAAGATATCAAAAAATTCACCAGTTTTTGATCATGATAAGTTAAAATGGATAAATTCATATTATATTAGAAATTTAGATGATGAAACAATTCTAACATTATCAGATAAATTTTTACCACCTCAATTGAAATTAAAAGGAGTTCATTTTTTAAAAAAATTATTCAAAGAAATAAAAGGAAATATAAAAGTTTTAAATATAGAAAACCTTACAGAATATTTTTATAAAGAGCCTCTATATGACAAAGATATAATAAGTGATTTAAAGAAAAGTAAAATTTTTATAGATTTTTTAAAGATTTTATATAAAAGAATCATAGAAATAGAAAAATTTGATAGTATTAATATTGAAAAAGAAATAAAAATGATTTTAATTGAATTAAATATAACATTAAAAGAAATTGCACAACCTTTAAGGTATATATTAACAGGAAGATTTGCCTCACCAGGTTTATTTATATTAATGGAACTTTTAGGAAAAGAAATTGTTTTAAAAAGAATAGAAAATCTTATATGTTAAAATGAATTTAGAGGTTAAAGATGTATTGTGATATATGTAAAAAAAGAGAAGCATCTATTTTTATTACAGAGATTATAAATGGAGAAAAAAAATCACTTCATTTATGTTTTGAGTGTGCAACTAATATTGGAATAAAAGGCATACTCAAGGAACTCAATATTCCTTATGATGAAAATATAATAAAGAAATTTTTAAGTTTAATGCCTGGATTTATTGAAGAAAAAGAAAAAGAGAAAATATGCAATACTTGTGGAACAAAATTTGATGAATTTAAAAAGAGTGGTTTCTTGGGATGTAATGAATGCTATGAAATATTTAAAGATGAGTTAAGACCAATAATTTTAAATCTTCATGGTAGCATGAAGCATACAGGAAAAAGAAAAGGAGAAAAATTCACTCCAAAAACTACAATTGATGAGAAAATCAAAAATTTAAAGAGAGAACTTGAGTATGCAATAGAAGAAGAAAGATATGAGGATGCGGCTAAAATAAGAGACAAAATAAAAGAGCTTTTAAATAATGTTAAAAACAATTCTTAAAAATTTACCTAATTGGATTAAAACTTATGGTATAAATGGAGATGTAACTATTAGCAGTAGAATCAGAATAGCTAGAAATATAGAAGGATTTAAATTTCCTTTTAAATGTTCAGTTGCTGAAAAAAATAAAATTGTTGAAAAATTAAAATATAAAATTGAAAATTCAAGTTTTTATAAAAAATATAATTTATTTGGACTAAATATAATTGATTTGAAGGATGTTGAGAGATTAGCTCTTGTTGAAATGCACATAGTTTCGCCATTATTCATTGAAAATCCTTATGGAAAGTACCTTTATTTGAGTGAAGACGGTTCTATTAGTATAATGATTAATGAAGAGGATCATATTAGATTACAAATAATAAAAGAGGGTTTTTCTCTTGATGAAATTATTATAAATGCATTTGAAATAATCGATGAAATTGAAGATAAAATTGAATTATCTTATTCAAACACACTGGGTTTCATTACTTCTTGTCCAACAAATTTAGGCACAGGTTTAAGAGCATCTTTACTTATGCATCTACCAATATTAACTTTAATTGGTAAAATGAATGAAATAATAGAAAATTCGACTAAATTTTCAATTACGATTAGAGGAACATTCGGTGAAGGTAGTGAAATTATTTCATCGCTTTTTCAAATTTCAAATACAACTACACTTGGGAAAAGCGAAGAAAATATTATTGATAGTGTTAAAAAGATAGGAATAGAAATTCTTAAAATTGAAAGAAATGAAAGAGACAAATATTTTATTAATAAAAAAAATTTTTTATTAGATGAAATAAGAAAAGCAAAAAGTAAATTAAAATACTCATATAAAATTTCATATAAAGAAGCAAGTGAAATTCTATCGATTTTGAGATTAGGTTCTATATTAAAAGTTATTGATATACCAATTGAATTATTAAATGAACTTTTGATGAAAATTAGGTCTAATATTATGAAAGTTGAGTTCGATACACCTTTGGAAAGTTTCATTGATAATTTAAGAGCAGAATATTTAAAGAATATATTAATGGGTTATATATGAGCAAAGAAAATAAAAAATTTGTTTGTAAAGAATGTGGATATGAATCTTATATTAAACTTGGAAAATGCCCCTTTTGTGGTTCGTGGGATTCATTTCAAGAGAAAGATGAAAAAGAAAAAATAAATTTAGATAGTGTATCATTAAAATTATATGAATCAGATAAAAATGAAATTATAAGGCTAAAAACTGGTTTTTCTGAAATAGATGAATTACTTGGAGGTGGTTTTCTATCTGGCTCTTTTGTTTTAATATCTGGAGAACCAGGTATTGGTAAATCAACTTTATTGCTACAAATTTGTTTAAATGTATCTAAAACTGAAAAGGTTCTTTATATTTCAGGTGAGGAGTCAAGTTTACAAATATTAAATAGAATAAAAAGGTTAACACAAGTTATTCCGGAAAATTTTTATTTAATATATGAAATAGATATTGATAAAATAATTGATGCTTTAGAAAAAATAAAACCTTCACTTTTCATTTTAGATTCGATCCAAGTTATAAGAGATGAAGAAATAGATTCACTATCAGGTTCACCATCCCAAGTAAGAAATGTTGCAGAAAAAATTGGAGAGTTTATAAAAAGAAATATGACTGTTGGTGTTGTTGTAGGCCATATAACAAAAGAAGGAGAAATTGCTGGTCCAAAACTTCTTGAACATATTGTTGATACAGTTCTTTATTTAGAAGGAGAAAAATATCAATATTATAGATTATTAAGATGCAAAAAAAATAGATTTGGCTCAACTCAGGATATTGTTGTTTTATCAATGGAAGAAGAAGGTTTAAAAGAAATAAAAAATCCATCCTCTCTTTTTTTAACAAAAAGAGAAAAAGAGGTTCCAGGAAGCACAATTGTACCAGTAATTGAGACAGGACAAAAACCAATTCTTGTTGAACTTCAAACTTTATCAG
Coding sequences within:
- a CDS encoding DNA polymerase I, which codes for MKKIYLIDGSSLLFRTYFALPPLINSKGEPTGATYGFVRIILNLIENENPQYIAVSFDKGAPTFRIDVLPQYKENRPKAPPDIKIQKERVKEILENLGIKTIEIEGYEGDDIIGTLKNNAEREGFYSVIITADKDLLQLLSENSEVRLTKKGITDIEIYTKDKFINEFGIKPERLPELKALIGDPSDNIPQIPSIGEKSGIKILKEYNSLFELINNPPANKFGEIIKIYKDQIIKSYEVAKIKTDLNLKISISNLKRSNENINNIIKIFSELEFHSLMDKFKVEIKKIESDYISKSDLFEEKEISFLKSDNEILFYCNKGFYKGRIEDLIELNNKKILFTHSFKNFISTFYPLNFKQNIFDTELASYILNTNKKNYDLKSLVPLYLGENIYDENPENLLPKILKIGQILLNEINECNLSKLLFDIELPISYILSEMEYYGVKIDKEKLLKIREEIKKKIEKLTIEISEISGSSINPQSPKQVSFLLYEKLGLKAFLKNKKNLSTDQETLIELLPIHPVIEKIIEFRELNKLLTTYFNILPELVDKNNRLHTTFIQTGTATGRIISKEPNLQNIPIRTEFGKKVREAFISDEDYFLASFDYSQIELRILAHFSSDENLIEAFNKGVDIHTETASQLFSIPKESITEEQRRKAKTINYGIIYGMSPHGLARELRISDEEAQIYIDLYFNKFRGVKKFIDSVISEAKEKGYVETILGRKRYIPELKSKNSNLIKLGERIAINTPIQGSGADIIKASMVNVWKNLKNRKSRIVLQIHDELLLEIHRDEVDEIIDMVKNEMENTIKLSVPIKVDYGIGKNWLECKK
- the coaE gene encoding dephospho-CoA kinase (Dephospho-CoA kinase (CoaE) performs the final step in coenzyme A biosynthesis.), producing the protein MRLIGLTGNIASGKSKISEYLKSKGFKIIDADSLGKTVLNIDSIKNKIIRTFGKNILNDDGSINRRELGRIVFSSKENLKKLNRITLPILTKLVKRKIYEFKKKKVKYAVLDAAILIEAGWHKFVDEVWVVYTDSETQLERLIKRENYSVEEAKSRIEAQLNIEEKLKYADKVVNNSYDWENTKKQIDTILEDLFRNETQFFKD
- a CDS encoding PD-(D/E)XK nuclease family protein, with product MKLSFSKIKTYLECPLKYYFLYELKLQEKPKPYKSFGKSLHLTLSKFHSLPKYPSFDNLKEIYQKNWINEGFRNEEEEKKEFLRGLELLKKYYYKNIFHYDKAYKVEKYINFKINEFEIYGFVDRIDKINDDFELIEYKTGKYSIDFNSIGLIDESEILQMSIYYFAFEREFNKPPKFLSIYYLTLDFDYKKRIYLKEENLNKSLDLILNVGKKIKSGDFFKKENNFCKFCDFKKECSEWKK
- the gltX gene encoding glutamate--tRNA ligase, coding for MEKIRVRFAPSPTGLLHIGSVRTAFINYLFAKKENGTYILRIEDTDVERSKKESVEAILSGLKWLKINWDEGPYFQSERLEIYKNYLGVLLNKGYAYPCFCKKEEIEKEKENAIKNGKIYKYSGKCKNLDKKEVYRKLSLNEEHVYRFNVTKGKVIFNDLIKERVEFDNEILDDFIIVRSDGMPVYNFSCVVDDIEMKITHVIRGEDHLSNTHKQILLYDAFGVKHPKFGHLPLILGKDREKLSKRHGSVSIEEFMKEGYLPEAILNYIFLIGFSLRETKEIFNIDEMINIFSIEKISKNSPVFDHDKLKWINSYYIRNLDDETILTLSDKFLPPQLKLKGVHFLKKLFKEIKGNIKVLNIENLTEYFYKEPLYDKDIISDLKKSKIFIDFLKILYKRIIEIEKFDSINIEKEIKMILIELNITLKEIAQPLRYILTGRFASPGLFILMELLGKEIVLKRIENLIC
- a CDS encoding UvrB/UvrC motif-containing protein, which translates into the protein MYCDICKKREASIFITEIINGEKKSLHLCFECATNIGIKGILKELNIPYDENIIKKFLSLMPGFIEEKEKEKICNTCGTKFDEFKKSGFLGCNECYEIFKDELRPIILNLHGSMKHTGKRKGEKFTPKTTIDEKIKNLKRELEYAIEEERYEDAAKIRDKIKELLNNVKNNS
- a CDS encoding ATP--guanido phosphotransferase encodes the protein MLKTILKNLPNWIKTYGINGDVTISSRIRIARNIEGFKFPFKCSVAEKNKIVEKLKYKIENSSFYKKYNLFGLNIIDLKDVERLALVEMHIVSPLFIENPYGKYLYLSEDGSISIMINEEDHIRLQIIKEGFSLDEIIINAFEIIDEIEDKIELSYSNTLGFITSCPTNLGTGLRASLLMHLPILTLIGKMNEIIENSTKFSITIRGTFGEGSEIISSLFQISNTTTLGKSEENIIDSVKKIGIEILKIERNERDKYFINKKNFLLDEIRKAKSKLKYSYKISYKEASEILSILRLGSILKVIDIPIELLNELLMKIRSNIMKVEFDTPLESFIDNLRAEYLKNILMGYI
- the radA gene encoding DNA repair protein RadA, yielding MSKENKKFVCKECGYESYIKLGKCPFCGSWDSFQEKDEKEKINLDSVSLKLYESDKNEIIRLKTGFSEIDELLGGGFLSGSFVLISGEPGIGKSTLLLQICLNVSKTEKVLYISGEESSLQILNRIKRLTQVIPENFYLIYEIDIDKIIDALEKIKPSLFILDSIQVIRDEEIDSLSGSPSQVRNVAEKIGEFIKRNMTVGVVVGHITKEGEIAGPKLLEHIVDTVLYLEGEKYQYYRLLRCKKNRFGSTQDIVVLSMEEEGLKEIKNPSSLFLTKREKEVPGSTIVPVIETGQKPILVELQTLSVPTYYTQPRRICLGIDLTRVSIMIALIEKFFKLNLSKFDIFVNVTGGIKIEERSSDLPLIISIYSSLMNLPTSNIVSFGEVGLSGEIRPVSFIKRRILESIKLGFKNFIVPNFSKNDIKLSKEVNLIEICNINELKDVLKKGV